Proteins encoded together in one Plasmodium cynomolgi strain B DNA, chromosome 9, whole genome shotgun sequence window:
- a CDS encoding histone acetyltransferase (putative) produces MKESDYDYYVHWEKFDRRLDCWLAYKNLRLLDEEPNDGYPCIREIDNGESDHDDHAGIDKEYLREHEENTKLKTINQIKFGKYLIDTWYFSPYPKEYQNIDILYICEFCLSFFKENEELLRHTEKCEIRHPPGNEIYRCDNISIFEIDGNYFRIYCENLCFLSKLFLDHKTLKHRVNLFYF; encoded by the coding sequence ATGAAGGAGAGTGATTATGATTACTATGTACATTGGGAGAAGTTCGATAGACGTTTAGACTGTTGGCTTGCATATAAAAATCTACGTCTTCTGGATGAAGAGCCAAATGATGGATACCCATGTATTAGAGAAATAGATAATGGAGAATCAGATCATGATGACCATGCAGGAATTGACAAAGAATATCTGAGAGaacatgaagaaaatacaaaattgaaaacaattaatcaaataaaatttgggAAATATTTAATAGATACATGGTATTTTTCTCCATACCCAAAAGAGTATCAAAATATAGACATTCTATACATATGTGAATtttgtttgtctttttttaaagagaaTGAAGAACTACTACGACATAcagaaaaatgcgaaattAGACATCCACCtggaaatgaaatatatcgATGTGATAATATATCTATTTTTGAAATTGATGGAAATTATTTCCGAATTTATTGTGAAAATTTATGCTTCCTTTCTAAGCTCTTTTTAGATCATAAAACGTTAAAACATCGAgtcaatttattttattttat